From Mycolicibacterium nivoides, a single genomic window includes:
- a CDS encoding alpha/beta hydrolase translates to MSALHPQVQQLLHAQSERPTPQPWEMPIASYRAAGEKLITLAGDVDNRCTVDDFMINVREGVVAARCYRPPVAAPALPAVVYLHGGAFVRGSLDTHDRLCRKLCVRGELIVISVGYRLAPEDQFPCAHHDAADAFSWVSEHADELGIDPEAIAVAGDSSGGALAASVALASREQGPPVKAQGLLCPALDATMSSDSVERYKDGPFLTRAALKWAYDMYVPEPDDRHSSLASPLLTQNLVGAPPAVIVSAQIDPVADDAHRYGGRLAAAGVKVQTHDYEGMPHSFPLLAGVLDDGDHAITVFARELAALLG, encoded by the coding sequence ATGAGTGCGCTGCATCCCCAGGTTCAGCAGCTGCTGCACGCCCAGTCCGAACGACCTACCCCACAGCCGTGGGAGATGCCGATCGCATCTTACCGGGCAGCCGGGGAGAAATTGATCACGTTGGCAGGAGACGTTGATAACCGTTGCACAGTAGACGATTTCATGATCAATGTCCGCGAGGGTGTGGTCGCGGCGCGGTGTTACCGCCCACCCGTAGCCGCACCGGCACTGCCGGCCGTTGTCTATCTGCATGGCGGGGCGTTCGTACGCGGAAGCCTCGACACCCACGATCGGCTGTGCCGAAAACTCTGCGTGCGGGGTGAACTCATCGTGATTTCCGTGGGATACCGCTTGGCACCCGAAGACCAGTTTCCCTGCGCTCATCATGACGCCGCCGATGCATTCTCTTGGGTCAGTGAGCATGCCGATGAACTAGGTATCGACCCCGAAGCCATTGCGGTCGCGGGCGATTCCTCCGGGGGCGCACTGGCGGCCAGCGTTGCACTTGCCTCGCGAGAGCAAGGTCCTCCGGTCAAGGCCCAAGGTCTGCTGTGCCCTGCACTCGATGCCACCATGAGCAGTGACTCCGTCGAACGGTACAAGGACGGTCCCTTCCTCACCCGGGCGGCGCTTAAATGGGCTTACGACATGTACGTACCCGAACCGGACGACCGTCATTCGAGCCTCGCCTCGCCATTGCTGACGCAGAACCTCGTGGGGGCCCCGCCTGCTGTGATCGTCAGTGCTCAGATCGATCCCGTTGCCGACGACGCGCACCGGTACGGTGGCAGGCTCGCCGCGGCGGGAGTCAAGGTTCAAACCCACGATTACGAGGGCATGCCGCATAGCTTCCCCTTACTGGCAGGCGTACTCGACGACGGCGATCACGCCATCACCGTGTTCGCGAGGGAGCTCGCGGCGTTGCTCGGCTAG
- a CDS encoding long-chain-fatty-acid--CoA ligase: MSNLAGNLVATAHEYGDRPAVKLDEYVLSYRQLYDHASAVAADLRAQGVLPGDRVGLVLPNVPAYPVMFYGVLLAGAVAVPMNPLLSAREVEYYLTDSGMTVVYGLEGSDSVVPAAAAKVGIRSVLVPPTGPNNLSSNLIHEAAERTDDDTAVILYTSGTTGKPKGAELTHRNMSSNAATTVDTLINVGPEDVILGCLPLFHVFGLTCGLNAAVKAGSLLTLLPRFEAAKALEVLARDRVTVLEGVPTMYAAMLHSPDADNADMSSLRTCITGGAPMPVEILKAFERKFDCEIYEGYGLSETAPIACFNQPGHQRRPGTIGIPVRGCALRIVGDDGEDIADGVPGEIAIQGENLMKGYWNRPEATAEAIPDGWFRTGDIAIRDGDGYYTIVDRKKDLIIRGGYNVYPREVEEVLYEHPAVAEAAVIGIKHADLGEEIGAAVALKSGVYAEVGELKTFVRDRLAAYKYPREIWFVDSVPKGPTGKILRREVQPPNVTGIS; encoded by the coding sequence GTGTCCAACCTCGCTGGCAACCTGGTCGCGACTGCGCACGAGTACGGGGACCGGCCGGCCGTGAAGCTCGACGAATACGTGCTGTCCTACCGGCAGCTCTATGACCACGCTTCGGCTGTGGCCGCAGATCTGCGAGCCCAAGGTGTGCTCCCCGGCGACCGGGTCGGCCTGGTGCTTCCGAACGTCCCGGCATACCCAGTGATGTTCTACGGCGTGCTCCTGGCGGGCGCTGTCGCGGTTCCCATGAATCCGCTGCTCAGTGCACGTGAGGTCGAGTACTACCTCACCGACTCGGGTATGACGGTGGTGTACGGGCTGGAGGGCAGCGATTCCGTCGTGCCGGCCGCAGCGGCGAAAGTCGGAATTCGCTCGGTATTGGTGCCCCCTACGGGCCCTAACAACCTGTCCAGCAACCTAATCCATGAAGCAGCCGAGCGAACCGACGACGATACTGCGGTGATTCTTTACACCTCGGGGACCACCGGGAAGCCCAAGGGTGCAGAACTCACCCACCGGAACATGTCCTCCAACGCCGCGACGACAGTGGACACGTTGATCAACGTGGGCCCCGAAGACGTGATCCTTGGCTGCTTACCACTGTTCCATGTCTTCGGGCTCACCTGCGGGCTCAATGCAGCAGTCAAAGCCGGTTCCCTCCTCACGCTTCTTCCTCGTTTCGAGGCCGCTAAGGCATTGGAGGTCCTGGCCCGGGACCGAGTGACGGTTCTCGAAGGCGTTCCCACCATGTACGCCGCGATGCTGCACTCTCCCGATGCGGATAACGCCGACATGTCCTCGCTCCGCACGTGTATTACCGGCGGTGCACCCATGCCTGTCGAGATTCTCAAGGCGTTTGAGCGCAAGTTCGACTGTGAGATCTACGAAGGGTACGGACTCTCAGAGACGGCGCCCATTGCCTGTTTCAACCAGCCCGGCCACCAGCGCAGACCCGGCACCATCGGGATACCTGTGCGGGGCTGCGCGCTGCGCATCGTCGGCGATGATGGCGAGGACATAGCTGATGGCGTACCTGGCGAGATCGCCATCCAGGGCGAGAATCTGATGAAGGGATACTGGAACCGACCTGAGGCAACGGCCGAAGCCATCCCCGATGGGTGGTTCCGTACCGGGGACATCGCCATTCGCGACGGCGACGGCTACTACACCATCGTGGACAGGAAGAAAGATCTGATAATTCGGGGTGGGTACAACGTGTACCCCCGCGAAGTCGAGGAAGTGCTCTACGAACATCCTGCTGTCGCCGAAGCGGCGGTGATCGGCATCAAACACGCAGACCTGGGGGAGGAGATCGGCGCGGCCGTTGCCCTCAAATCCGGGGTGTACGCAGAAGTCGGCGAATTGAAGACGTTCGTCCGAGATCGCCTTGCCGCGTATAAATACCCTCGCGAAATCTGGTTCGTCGACTCGGTGCCCAAGGGCCCGACCGGCAAGATCCTCCGACGCGAGGTGCAACCGCCCAACGTCACCGGGATCAGCTGA
- a CDS encoding DUF3237 domain-containing protein, which translates to MKLEPEFSYTAELAEPQIVGPGPYGLRQVLAVTGGKVTGNRFSGTAAPGGGDWLLAGEDGYGRLDVRAQFYTDDGAVIYMSYQGLVEVNEAAAGALGGANSGTDFGDHYFVTTPRLESGDPKYAWVNQSIFVGQGRIQPGPVVEFQVFRVAA; encoded by the coding sequence GTGAAATTGGAACCGGAGTTCAGCTACACCGCAGAGCTGGCCGAACCTCAGATCGTCGGTCCGGGTCCCTACGGACTACGCCAAGTCCTCGCCGTCACCGGAGGCAAAGTCACCGGAAACCGATTCAGCGGCACCGCCGCCCCCGGCGGCGGGGACTGGCTACTGGCCGGCGAAGACGGCTACGGCCGACTCGACGTGCGCGCCCAGTTCTACACCGACGACGGCGCCGTCATCTACATGAGCTACCAAGGCCTGGTAGAGGTCAACGAAGCCGCTGCAGGCGCCCTCGGCGGCGCCAACAGCGGCACCGACTTCGGCGACCACTACTTCGTCACCACCCCACGCCTGGAATCCGGTGACCCCAAATATGCCTGGGTCAACCAGAGCATCTTCGTCGGACAGGGACGCATCCAACCCGGACCCGTCGTCGAATTCCAAGTCTTCCGAGTCGCGGCATGA
- a CDS encoding NADP-dependent oxidoreductase, translating to MKTPTNRLFRLQRRPQGQVTEQDLEWVEETIPDIAEGQALIRTLYLSLDPTNRVWMSQLRSYIPPVELGAVMRGLGVGQVIESRRDDLPVGAFVLGFTGWQEYCVADDSVLEFPFTVLPDPLPAPLSAFLGVLGHTGISAFIGIELGDPQPGETVVVSAAGGAVGSIAGQLAKQRGARVVGIAGGAEKCRHLVEELGFDACVDRHSDDWREQLDEVTPDGIDVDFENVGGPIMDHVLGRLNIGARVALCGLISEYDTYNDDGDQPGLRNANQLLMQRATLRGFIVTDHIERYAEIIGKLAAALGEGSVSYDETVVEGLENARETLNQALSGGARGKTVVQVAPLP from the coding sequence ATGAAAACACCCACCAACCGGCTGTTTCGCCTGCAGAGGCGGCCGCAAGGCCAGGTCACCGAACAAGATCTCGAGTGGGTCGAGGAGACCATCCCCGATATTGCAGAGGGGCAGGCGTTGATCCGCACGCTGTACCTGTCGCTCGACCCCACAAACCGTGTCTGGATGAGCCAGTTGCGTTCCTACATCCCGCCAGTCGAGTTGGGTGCGGTGATGCGGGGCCTCGGTGTCGGACAGGTGATCGAAAGCCGGCGAGACGATCTACCGGTCGGCGCATTCGTGCTCGGCTTCACCGGCTGGCAAGAGTATTGTGTCGCTGACGATTCCGTTCTGGAGTTTCCGTTCACAGTGCTGCCCGACCCACTGCCGGCGCCGCTTTCGGCATTCCTGGGAGTACTTGGCCACACCGGAATTTCAGCGTTCATCGGTATCGAGCTGGGCGATCCGCAGCCCGGGGAGACGGTTGTCGTTTCCGCCGCCGGGGGCGCGGTCGGTTCGATCGCCGGACAGTTGGCCAAGCAGCGAGGAGCCCGCGTGGTCGGCATCGCCGGCGGAGCCGAGAAGTGCCGACACCTGGTGGAGGAACTGGGATTCGACGCATGCGTAGACCGGCACTCGGACGACTGGCGCGAGCAACTCGACGAAGTGACCCCCGACGGCATCGACGTCGACTTCGAGAACGTGGGCGGCCCGATCATGGATCACGTCCTGGGCCGGTTGAACATCGGTGCACGAGTGGCGCTGTGTGGTTTGATCTCGGAGTACGACACCTACAACGACGACGGAGACCAACCGGGCCTGCGCAACGCAAACCAGTTGCTCATGCAGCGAGCCACCCTGCGGGGTTTCATCGTCACCGACCACATCGAGCGCTACGCCGAGATCATCGGCAAACTCGCCGCGGCACTGGGCGAGGGCTCGGTCAGCTACGACGAAACCGTCGTCGAAGGCCTGGAAAACGCACGGGAAACCCTCAATCAGGCACTCTCCGGCGGCGCGCGAGGAAAGACGGTCGTCCAGGTCGCACCGCTCCCCTAA
- a CDS encoding CoA-acylating methylmalonate-semialdehyde dehydrogenase: protein MTIDVSLDTVPHWIGGAAVSSTEGPRAEIRDPATGRVIGTVVLGGADAVDDAVVSARTAAAAWADTPGPARAAILHRFRVLLHEQVDDLASIITAEQGKTLADARGELARSIEAVDVSLSVVQQLKGEYAEQVANGVDTYSFRQPLGVCAGITPFNFPVMVPVSMFAAAIACGNAFVLKPSEQVPSASVRLAQIASEAGLPNGVLNVVHGGVEAAEALIDHPDVAAVSFVGSTPVAREIYRRSAEAGKKVQALGGAKNHLVVMPDADLDAAADALVSAAYGAAGQRCMAVTVAVAVDSAADALVDKIAERANAFKVGPGAVSGSDMGPLISERALDRVRGALERSVQQGGRLVVDGRERTAPGAGYFIGPSLVDHVGVESDLYRDEVFGPVLSVLRVEDLEQALQIVNDNPYGNGAIIFTGSGTAARRFSRGVSAGSVGINVPIPVPISWFGFGGWGDSRFGDDGLNYDGYRFYTRSKVVTQRWTEPRPGLAPHFVAAGSQ from the coding sequence GTGACCATCGATGTATCTCTTGACACTGTGCCGCATTGGATCGGCGGCGCGGCCGTCTCCTCGACCGAGGGGCCGCGAGCCGAGATCCGCGACCCCGCTACCGGGCGCGTGATCGGGACCGTCGTACTGGGCGGTGCCGATGCCGTCGACGACGCTGTCGTCAGTGCGCGCACTGCGGCGGCGGCCTGGGCCGACACCCCCGGCCCAGCCCGCGCAGCGATACTGCATCGGTTCCGGGTTTTGCTGCACGAGCAGGTGGACGACCTGGCGTCGATCATCACGGCCGAACAGGGCAAGACGCTCGCAGACGCCCGGGGAGAGCTGGCGCGCTCGATCGAAGCCGTCGACGTGTCGCTCTCGGTGGTGCAGCAACTCAAGGGGGAGTACGCCGAACAGGTTGCCAACGGGGTCGACACGTACTCGTTCCGGCAACCGCTCGGTGTATGCGCCGGCATCACACCGTTCAACTTTCCGGTCATGGTCCCGGTGTCGATGTTCGCAGCCGCGATTGCGTGCGGGAACGCGTTCGTGCTCAAGCCAAGTGAGCAGGTGCCGTCGGCATCGGTGCGGTTGGCACAGATCGCGAGCGAAGCAGGATTGCCCAACGGCGTACTGAATGTTGTGCACGGCGGTGTTGAGGCAGCCGAGGCACTCATCGACCACCCTGATGTCGCGGCGGTGTCGTTCGTCGGGTCCACCCCGGTCGCGCGTGAGATCTACCGGAGGTCGGCCGAGGCGGGCAAGAAGGTGCAGGCGCTTGGGGGTGCCAAGAACCACTTGGTGGTGATGCCCGATGCTGACCTCGATGCCGCGGCCGATGCGCTGGTTTCGGCGGCCTACGGGGCTGCGGGTCAGCGATGCATGGCAGTGACGGTGGCGGTCGCGGTTGACTCGGCGGCCGATGCGCTGGTGGATAAGATTGCCGAGCGCGCCAACGCGTTCAAGGTGGGCCCGGGGGCGGTGTCGGGTTCTGACATGGGGCCGCTAATCTCGGAGCGCGCACTCGATCGGGTCCGGGGGGCGCTGGAACGCTCCGTCCAGCAGGGTGGCCGACTCGTCGTCGATGGCCGTGAACGGACAGCACCCGGCGCCGGGTACTTCATCGGTCCCAGTCTCGTCGACCACGTCGGCGTCGAGAGCGACCTCTACCGAGACGAAGTGTTCGGACCGGTCCTGAGCGTGCTGCGCGTCGAAGATCTCGAGCAGGCCCTACAGATCGTCAACGACAACCCCTACGGGAACGGCGCCATCATCTTCACCGGCAGCGGTACCGCTGCGCGTCGGTTCAGCCGGGGCGTATCGGCAGGCAGCGTAGGGATCAATGTGCCTATCCCCGTGCCGATCTCCTGGTTCGGCTTCGGCGGATGGGGGGACTCGCGCTTCGGAGACGACGGGCTCAACTACGACGGCTACCGCTTCTACACGAGGTCCAAAGTCGTCACGCAGCGTTGGACCGAGCCGAGGCCCGGCCTTGCTCCGCATTTCGTCGCGGCGGGCAGTCAATGA
- a CDS encoding nuclear transport factor 2 family protein produces MSVQTDNRATVERFWEALDDGPPRGEALEAWKDNFAEDGVWEMPFAPEPLADTVPGRHLIGHFIDWFFASVPDLRIDSLTVHDTTDPELFILELHGKATVTQTGKIYANTYCTHMRIRDGKVVLIREYFNPNVVLEAFGRDVIAEGMSAVMSAAGVGAAQ; encoded by the coding sequence ATGAGCGTACAAACGGACAACCGCGCGACGGTTGAGCGATTCTGGGAGGCCCTCGATGACGGTCCTCCTCGTGGTGAGGCGCTGGAGGCGTGGAAGGACAACTTTGCCGAGGATGGCGTCTGGGAGATGCCCTTCGCTCCTGAGCCGCTCGCCGATACCGTGCCCGGCCGACACCTGATCGGTCATTTCATCGACTGGTTCTTCGCGTCGGTGCCCGACCTCCGGATCGATTCGCTGACCGTGCACGACACGACCGACCCGGAACTCTTCATTCTGGAGCTGCACGGAAAGGCGACGGTCACGCAGACCGGCAAGATCTACGCCAATACCTATTGCACCCATATGCGGATCCGGGACGGGAAGGTTGTGCTGATCCGCGAGTACTTCAATCCCAATGTTGTGCTCGAGGCCTTTGGCCGCGACGTGATCGCCGAGGGCATGTCAGCTGTGATGTCAGCCGCGGGAGTGGGGGCTGCCCAGTGA
- a CDS encoding VOC family protein: protein MTSPPAAVLPRLDHVGILVRDLDSALSHWSNRFGVEVARSVEVPAMSLRAAFLNVCGAEVELYTLNDLDALEIALGGAPAKLDHLALRLHHADGPELTGCAIRGPGRPEPIEAPILMGEATHVWTEPPGIDVLLQLIRPSA from the coding sequence ATGACCTCGCCACCCGCTGCCGTCCTCCCTCGGCTCGACCACGTCGGCATCCTGGTACGCGACCTGGACTCGGCACTCTCGCACTGGTCCAATCGCTTTGGTGTGGAGGTTGCTCGTTCGGTAGAAGTTCCGGCCATGAGCCTTCGCGCGGCGTTCCTCAACGTTTGCGGCGCAGAGGTCGAGCTGTACACCCTGAACGACTTGGACGCACTTGAGATAGCCCTCGGCGGAGCACCGGCAAAACTCGACCACCTGGCATTACGCCTGCACCACGCCGACGGCCCTGAACTCACGGGCTGTGCCATTCGAGGGCCTGGCCGTCCGGAGCCGATCGAGGCACCGATCCTGATGGGGGAGGCCACACATGTCTGGACCGAACCTCCCGGAATCGATGTTCTTCTCCAACTGATCAGACCGAGCGCGTGA
- a CDS encoding TetR/AcrR family transcriptional regulator, translating to MFRMASTSSFNLSTTETRVGRRNIKGDRREQAILEGAYDMLRTVPLRNISIDDLTKRAGLSRSSFYFYFESKWQLLSALLSRVTADVFQASQLIFERPAGMPPEAAIEHAVNEVIQVWEQHGHVLREVADAAAAEPDLQAQWDSILGRFIDAAAAGIERDRETGVAIAGPPARSLAAALMWMGERNLALMSLRSDNAIPLEDMTETVTTIWLRTVYGLEWKPREKPTKRRKPSSKT from the coding sequence ATGTTTCGCATGGCGTCCACTTCATCTTTCAACCTGAGCACCACAGAAACACGGGTGGGCCGACGAAACATCAAAGGTGACAGACGCGAACAAGCCATCCTCGAAGGTGCTTACGACATGCTGCGCACAGTGCCGCTGCGCAACATTTCCATCGACGATCTCACCAAGCGCGCGGGGCTGTCGCGGTCATCGTTCTACTTCTACTTCGAGTCCAAGTGGCAGCTGTTGTCTGCGCTGCTCTCGCGGGTCACCGCCGACGTGTTCCAAGCATCGCAACTGATTTTTGAACGTCCAGCAGGTATGCCGCCGGAGGCTGCCATCGAGCACGCGGTCAACGAAGTTATTCAGGTGTGGGAACAGCACGGTCACGTTCTTCGTGAAGTAGCCGACGCCGCTGCCGCCGAGCCAGACTTGCAGGCCCAGTGGGACTCCATCCTCGGCCGGTTCATCGACGCTGCGGCGGCAGGCATCGAGCGCGACAGAGAGACCGGCGTGGCCATCGCCGGCCCGCCGGCCAGATCGTTGGCTGCTGCGTTGATGTGGATGGGTGAACGCAACCTCGCCTTGATGAGTCTGCGCAGCGACAACGCAATCCCGTTGGAGGACATGACCGAAACGGTGACGACGATCTGGCTGCGGACGGTCTACGGCCTTGAGTGGAAGCCGCGCGAGAAGCCCACTAAACGCCGCAAGCCCTCCTCGAAGACGTGA
- a CDS encoding DUF3237 domain-containing protein, with amino-acid sequence MKLEPEFSYTAELAEPQIVGPGPYGLRQVLAVTGGKVTGNRFSGTAAPGGGDWLLAGEDGYGRLDVRAQFYTDDGAVIYMSYQGLVEVNEAAAGALGGANSGTDFGDHYFVTTPRLESGDPKYAWVNQSIFVGQGRIQPGPVVEFQVFRVVI; translated from the coding sequence GTGAAGTTGGAACCGGAGTTCAGCTACACCGCAGAGCTGGCCGAACCTCAGATCGTCGGTCCGGGTCCCTACGGACTACGCCAAGTCCTCGCCGTCACCGGAGGCAAAGTCACCGGAAACCGATTCAGCGGCACCGCCGCCCCCGGCGGCGGGGACTGGCTACTGGCCGGCGAAGACGGCTACGGCCGACTCGACGTGCGCGCCCAGTTCTACACCGACGACGGCGCCGTCATCTACATGAGCTACCAAGGCCTGGTAGAGGTCAACGAAGCCGCTGCAGGCGCCCTCGGCGGCGCCAACAGCGGCACCGACTTCGGCGACCACTACTTCGTCACCACCCCACGCCTGGAATCCGGTGACCCCAAATATGCCTGGGTCAACCAGAGCATCTTCGTCGGACAGGGACGCATCCAACCCGGACCCGTCGTCGAATTCCAAGTCTTCCGAGTCGTTATCTGA
- a CDS encoding cupin domain-containing protein — MATRSDVDQIQPSTSRDGESYVSHREDIHFNMTGDFMTGVDFWIHATGETTNGQLIVIETNWVRGTEPVWHIHHREEEGFFVMDGEIKIHTEDGSYNAKKGQFVWGRKDQRHTYEVVGDEARILVVFVPGPDSSGFEPNGGIDKYFYEARDRELRTPEQLQAEVENLKVNYGLEMFPEIPHPRQNA, encoded by the coding sequence ATGGCTACGAGATCGGACGTCGACCAGATCCAGCCGTCAACGTCACGCGACGGCGAGAGCTACGTCTCCCACCGTGAAGACATCCACTTCAACATGACCGGTGACTTCATGACCGGGGTGGATTTCTGGATTCACGCGACCGGTGAGACGACCAACGGTCAGCTGATCGTCATCGAGACCAACTGGGTGCGTGGTACCGAACCGGTCTGGCACATTCATCACCGCGAAGAAGAGGGCTTCTTTGTGATGGACGGTGAGATCAAGATTCACACCGAGGATGGTTCGTACAACGCCAAAAAGGGCCAGTTCGTTTGGGGGCGCAAGGATCAGCGGCACACCTACGAGGTGGTCGGTGACGAAGCCCGGATCCTGGTGGTGTTCGTTCCCGGCCCCGACAGCTCGGGTTTCGAGCCCAACGGCGGTATCGACAAGTACTTCTACGAAGCGCGCGACCGTGAGCTCCGGACGCCCGAGCAACTGCAGGCCGAGGTTGAGAACCTGAAGGTCAACTACGGGCTGGAGATGTTCCCCGAGATTCCGCATCCCCGCCAGAACGCGTGA
- a CDS encoding mycofactocin-coupled SDR family oxidoreductase encodes MGRMEGKVALVTGAARGQGRAHAIRLAQEGADILAFDCPANGGVPYPVGTASDLEITVKEVEALGRRIIAHQGDVREQAPLDKLVAEGVQAFGGLDVAVANAGIWTVHPFADIPEDEFLDVLNVNIMGPWRTLKAVTPAMKTRGGGSVIITSSGNGVEGSPHYVHYVASKHGVLGLAKSAALEFGQYGIRVNSLLPGPTDTPALDWQGGYDLCAGKGPGQGVKEDLQGARYWAVLRDVGLLPPQAMSEAVLWLASDESRWTTGLEMLVEGGHMLMPGLNMTKMALDNQ; translated from the coding sequence ATGGGACGCATGGAAGGAAAGGTCGCCCTGGTCACCGGAGCGGCCCGAGGCCAGGGGCGGGCACACGCCATCCGCCTCGCACAAGAAGGCGCGGACATCCTCGCCTTCGACTGCCCAGCTAACGGGGGGGTTCCCTATCCCGTTGGCACGGCATCAGACCTCGAGATCACGGTCAAGGAAGTCGAGGCGCTGGGCCGGCGAATCATCGCACACCAAGGCGACGTTCGCGAGCAGGCTCCGCTGGACAAGTTGGTCGCAGAAGGCGTGCAGGCCTTCGGCGGACTCGATGTCGCAGTGGCCAACGCCGGCATCTGGACTGTGCACCCGTTCGCCGACATCCCCGAGGACGAGTTCCTGGACGTGCTCAACGTCAACATAATGGGGCCCTGGCGCACCCTGAAGGCGGTAACTCCCGCCATGAAGACGCGCGGAGGTGGCTCGGTGATCATCACCTCGTCCGGCAACGGCGTGGAGGGATCTCCCCACTACGTGCACTACGTGGCATCGAAGCATGGCGTACTCGGCCTGGCGAAGAGCGCAGCACTCGAGTTCGGCCAGTACGGCATCCGAGTCAACTCACTTCTTCCCGGGCCTACCGATACGCCCGCCCTGGACTGGCAAGGGGGCTACGACCTCTGCGCAGGCAAGGGGCCTGGCCAGGGTGTCAAAGAGGACTTGCAGGGCGCGAGGTACTGGGCAGTTCTGCGGGATGTAGGCCTGCTGCCGCCGCAGGCCATGAGCGAGGCGGTGCTGTGGCTGGCCTCTGACGAATCACGTTGGACCACTGGTCTCGAGATGTTGGTCGAAGGCGGCCACATGCTCATGCCCGGCCTCAACATGACAAAAATGGCCTTGGACAACCAATAA
- a CDS encoding lipase family protein, protein MRSWVRSVIIVLCAIASVPFSGNTPVARADESQYLAFYTPPDPLPAGAPGDLIRTEPSRLVLEPSGQLGSFVGTGTRIMYRSTDAQGHPVAVTGTYIEPDIAWPGSGPRPLLAYATAPYGMGEQCAPSRLFNQGIHASLDTGFDLMFNLEEGFIATLLARGFAIVVTDGVGLGVHGQMAPQFLNRVAGGTALSDAARAAMKLPETTLDPHGPVAFWGWLAGGGHAALAAAELAGSYAPELNVVGTYANGATTDLPSMLPPLDGNQLAGSLGWVLRGIQEAYPDMTQPIADSLTPRGAEMVANTSRQCMIQTGINYAFRHLQPWFKKDLYQSVREEPLSSILAMQRVGNVKPTGPVYLSHNRWDSFAPYESVVATARDWCAMGADVTLWTNEQPPFLNKTDTNSLLTAFVDGERSMAWISDRFNGVPTSPTCSEL, encoded by the coding sequence GTGCGAAGCTGGGTCAGGTCGGTGATCATTGTCCTGTGTGCCATTGCTTCAGTGCCATTTTCGGGGAATACGCCGGTTGCACGGGCTGACGAATCACAGTACTTGGCGTTCTACACGCCGCCGGATCCCCTGCCCGCGGGCGCGCCGGGTGATCTCATCCGAACGGAGCCCTCCAGGCTGGTTCTGGAGCCTTCCGGACAATTGGGCTCCTTCGTGGGGACCGGAACACGAATCATGTATCGCAGCACCGATGCTCAGGGTCATCCCGTGGCGGTCACGGGCACCTATATCGAGCCTGATATCGCCTGGCCCGGCAGCGGGCCCCGTCCGTTGCTTGCCTACGCCACAGCGCCGTACGGAATGGGAGAGCAGTGTGCTCCGTCCCGCCTGTTCAACCAAGGCATCCATGCCTCGTTGGACACGGGTTTCGACCTGATGTTCAACCTAGAGGAAGGATTCATTGCGACTCTTCTGGCGCGCGGCTTCGCGATAGTGGTCACCGATGGTGTCGGATTGGGAGTGCACGGTCAGATGGCGCCGCAGTTCCTGAACCGGGTCGCAGGCGGTACGGCACTGAGCGATGCCGCGCGGGCAGCGATGAAACTTCCTGAGACCACGTTGGATCCGCATGGACCCGTTGCCTTCTGGGGCTGGCTGGCCGGGGGCGGACATGCCGCGTTGGCGGCGGCAGAGCTGGCCGGCTCGTACGCACCCGAGCTCAACGTGGTTGGAACCTATGCCAACGGCGCGACGACCGATCTGCCAAGCATGTTGCCGCCTCTTGACGGGAACCAGCTCGCCGGATCCCTTGGGTGGGTGCTACGAGGGATTCAGGAGGCGTATCCCGATATGACCCAACCGATTGCGGATTCCCTCACCCCGCGAGGTGCGGAGATGGTGGCCAACACCAGCCGGCAGTGCATGATCCAAACCGGAATCAACTACGCGTTCCGCCATCTGCAGCCATGGTTCAAGAAGGACCTATATCAATCGGTGCGCGAAGAGCCACTGAGCTCCATCCTGGCAATGCAGCGAGTCGGAAACGTGAAACCCACTGGACCGGTGTACCTTTCGCATAATCGGTGGGATTCTTTCGCGCCATATGAGTCGGTGGTGGCGACGGCGAGAGATTGGTGTGCCATGGGAGCCGACGTCACGTTGTGGACCAACGAGCAACCACCCTTCCTCAACAAGACCGATACCAACTCACTCCTGACCGCCTTCGTCGACGGCGAGCGGAGCATGGCCTGGATCTCCGATCGCTTCAACGGCGTGCCCACCTCACCCACGTGCAGTGAGCTGTAG